The following is a genomic window from Desulfobaccales bacterium.
TCTCACCCTGGCCGCAGTCCAGGGCCAGGTGGCCTACGGCAGCACCCTGCTCTTTACCTACGCCCTGGGCCAGGGCACCCTCATCATCCTGGCCGGAACCTTCACCGGAGTGATCAACGCCTTCCTCCAGTCCCGGGGTGCCAGGGCCGGGGCGGCCATGCAGCAGGTGGCCGGCCTGCTCATCTTTGCGGCCGGCGTCTACGTCCTCATCCAAGGAGTCCGCAGTTGGTGAAGCGCCCCCAATCCCCCTGCGACGCCGCCCTGGAAGTGACCCGGATCATGGTGGGAGGTCTGCCCGTGGGCATCACCGGCCTCAAGGCCGCCATCGAAGAGGTGGCCGCCCTGGGGGAGCTCTCCGAGGCCGAGATCGCCCAGGCCCTCTATGACCGCCTTAAGCCCCTGAACTACATCCCGCCCCGGGCCGCGGAGGAATACAAACAGGCCTTCCTGCGGGAATACAAAAAGGCCCGGGGTGAGGCCGTGCCCGAAGAGAAAGGCGCCCTGAGCATCACCATCCTGGGGCCCGGCTGCCCTAACTGCCACCGCCTGGAGCAGATGGTCTATGAGGTCCTCACCGAGCTTTCCCTGCCGGCCCAGGTGGAGATGGTGACGGACCTGACGGAGATCACCGCCCGCGGCGTCTTTGCCACCCCGGCCCTCCTCATCAACGGCCAGGTCCGGGTCATGGGCAAGGTGCCGTCGCGAGATACCCTGAAGGAGTGGCTAAAAGCCCTGGCCACCTAAACCTGCCCCCGGAGGGGCCCCCGGCCGCGGGCTTAGGAAGAGGCCCTTCCCCAAATCCAACGTAAAGCCGGCATGTGAAAGGAGTTGTATCAACGCCATGGACAAAAACCCCGGCAAGGTCCTCACCGGGACCGCCCCCGTCAAAGAGAGCTATTGGATCGCCGCCTGGAAGGCCGGCAAGGACTGGCTCCTGGGCCGGGAGGGCAAGATCTTTCTTCTGTTCGTCGGCATCTTCCTCTTTGCCTACTACCTGCCCATGAGCAGCCCCAAGGTGCAGGAGGCCATCCTGGAGGCCTTTCTTATGCTCCAGGCCTACGCCCGCAACCACACCCTCACCTGCGTGGTGCCGGCCCTGTTCATTGCCGGGGCCATCATCACCTTCCTCTCCCAGGCCTCGGTGATGCGTTACTTAGGCCCCACCGCCAACAAAGTGCTGGCCTACTCCGTGGCCTCGGTCTCCGGCACCATCCTGGCGGTGTGCTCCTGCTCGGTCCTTCCTATGTTCGCCGGCATCTACAAGATGGGCGCCGGCCTGGGGCCGGCCTCGGCCTTCCTTTACAGCGGCCCGGGCATCAACATCCTGGCCATCTTCCTCACCGCCCGGGTTTTGGGCTTTGAGCTGGGGCTGGCCCGGGTGGTGGGCGCCGTGGGCTTCGCCTTCCTGGTGGGCTTGGCGATGGCCTTCATCTTTCGGAGCGAAGAAAAGGCCAAAGTGGCCGCGGCCATGGCCCTGCCGCCCCCGGAGGCCCCCCGCCGCCCCTTCTGGCAGACCGCGGTCTTCTTCTTCAGCCTGGTGGCCTTCCTCATCTTCGCCGCCTGGGTCACCCCCAGAGACGTCACCATCCACCTAACCGATGGCCGCCAGGTGAAGGCCGTGGTCCTGGAAGAACGCTCCCTGGACATGATCTTCCAGCTGGCCCAG
Proteins encoded in this region:
- a CDS encoding permease, with translation MDKNPGKVLTGTAPVKESYWIAAWKAGKDWLLGREGKIFLLFVGIFLFAYYLPMSSPKVQEAILEAFLMLQAYARNHTLTCVVPALFIAGAIITFLSQASVMRYLGPTANKVLAYSVASVSGTILAVCSCSVLPMFAGIYKMGAGLGPASAFLYSGPGINILAIFLTARVLGFELGLARVVGAVGFAFLVGLAMAFIFRSEEKAKVAAAMALPPPEAPRRPFWQTAVFFFSLVAFLIFAAWVTPRDVTIHLTDGRQVKAVVLEERSLDMIFQLAQDFDGKKKDEQLILPKERFTRLEREPSLALTIAQVNFYIAGAILLAILLMLWRWFTKPEIDEWLHHTWEFTKLLAPLLYGGVLAVGFVSALIPAQYVASLVGDNSLAANFTASLVGAFWYFATLTEVPITQALIKMGMAKGPALALLLAGPALSLPNMIVLGRVMGWKKTIVFVSIIVVVATFVGMGFGWLVG
- a CDS encoding thioredoxin family protein codes for the protein MKRPQSPCDAALEVTRIMVGGLPVGITGLKAAIEEVAALGELSEAEIAQALYDRLKPLNYIPPRAAEEYKQAFLREYKKARGEAVPEEKGALSITILGPGCPNCHRLEQMVYEVLTELSLPAQVEMVTDLTEITARGVFATPALLINGQVRVMGKVPSRDTLKEWLKALAT